The genomic interval CCAAGGAGCTGTCGGACAAGGTGACGCTCGACAAGCCGCTGGACGGCCGCAAGGTCGTGGATCAGCGGAGTGGCGAGACCGTGCCGAAGAAGTAGGCCCGTACACGCGAAGAAGGCGGCGGCCCCTGGTCGGGGGCCGCCGCCTTCTTCGCGTTCGCGCGGTCGGGCTTGCGCGGTCGGACTTGCGCGGTCGGACTTGCGCGGTCAGGCCTAGCTGAACGAGTCGCCGCAGGCGCAGGAGCCGGTGGCGTTCGGGTTGTCGATCGTGAAGCCCTGCTTCTCGATGGTGTCGACGAAGTCGATGGAGGCGCCGCCCAGGTACGGGGCGCTCATGCGGTCGGTGACGACCTTGACGCCGTCGAAGTCCTTGATGACATCGCCGTCGAGCGAGCGCTCGTCGAAGAACAGCTGGTATCG from Streptomyces spiramyceticus carries:
- a CDS encoding iron-sulfur cluster assembly accessory protein, translated to MSVQDDKTTVSDGILLSDAAAAKVKALLDQEGREDLALRVAVQPGGCSGLRYQLFFDERSLDGDVIKDFDGVKVVTDRMSAPYLGGASIDFVDTIEKQGFTIDNPNATGSCACGDSFS